A window of the Lolium perenne isolate Kyuss_39 chromosome 7, Kyuss_2.0, whole genome shotgun sequence genome harbors these coding sequences:
- the LOC127318733 gene encoding uncharacterized protein isoform X1, which translates to MREAEAEAASARRRTLVLVNLTSMLEKADEVLLPAVYREVGQALGVSVTALGSLTLCRALVQALSFPLAAYASARHDRARVVAVGAFLWAAATFLVAISRTYLQMAISRGLNGIGLALVIPAINSLVADYTDDHTRGAAFGWLQMTCNLGSILGGSFGVLLAPTTFLGVVDGWRLAFHIVAAISVALGFLMWFLAADPVAKSKNAATAKEEARELLHVARAVMAVPTFQVIVAQGIAGLIAWSGLNFATMWLELAGFTHWETSIITGLYLFATALGALFGGSIGDIVSRSFPDTGRIALAQISSASALPLGAILLLALPNDPSTGVAHAVVFFIMGFAISWNAASTNNPIFAEIVPEKARTTVYALDKCFESVLASFAPLVVGLLAENVFGYKPVSSESSVETDTENAAALAKAMYTELAVPMAICSLTYGLLYYTYPRDRDSVKRGLLMASDDQYSQEAATDSVSAVPTHEDEESNAGSLNQRLVSAGQ; encoded by the exons ATGAGGGAGGCGGAAGCGGAAGCCGCGTCGGCGCGGCGTCGGACGCTGGTGCTGGTGAACCTGACGTCGATGCTGGAGAAGGCGGACGAGGTGCTGCTCCCGGCGGTGTACCGGGAGGTGGGCCAGGCGCTGGGCGTCTCCGTGACGGCGCTCGGCTCCCTCACCCTCTGCCGCGCGCTCGTCCAGGCCCTCTCCTTCCCGCTCGCCGCCTACGCCTCCGCGCGCCACGACCGCGCGCGCGTCGTCGCCGTCGGCGCCTTCCTCTGGGCCGCCGCTACCTTCCTCGTCGCCATCTCCCGCACCTACCTCCAG ATGGCCATTTCGCGGGGGCTGAACGGCATCGGCCTCGCGCTGGTCATCCCGGCCATCAACTCGCTCGTCGCCGACTACACCGACGACCACACCAGGGGCGCGGCGTTCGGGTGGCTGCAGATGACCTGCAACCTCGGCTCCATCCTGGGGGGCTCCTTCGGCGTGCTCCTCGCGCCGACCACCTTCCTCGGCGTCGTCGACGGCTGGCGCCTCGCGTTCCACATCGTGGCCGCCATCAGCGTCGCGCTCGGCTTCCTCATGTGGTTCCTCGCCGCCGACCCGGTCGCCAAGTCCAAGAACGCCGCCACGGCCAAGGAGGAGGCCAGGGAGCTGCTCCACGTCGCCAGGGCCGTCATGGCGGTGCCCACCTTCCAGGTCATCGTCGCGCAGGGGATCGCCGGCCTGATCGCCTGGTCGGGGCTCAACTTCGCAACCATGTGGCTGGAGCTCGCGGGGTTCACGCACTGGGAGACCAGCATCATCACGGGGCTATACCTCTTCGCCACCGCCCTCGGCGCGCTCTTCGGGGGATCCATCGGGGACATCGTCTCCAGGAGCTTCCCCGACACCGGGAGGATCGCGCTCGCGCAGATCAGCTCCGCGTCCGCGCTTCCGCTCGGCGCCATCCTGCTGCTCGCGCTGCCCAACGACCCGTCCACCGGCGTCGCGCACGCGGTCGTGTTCTTCATCATGGGATTCGCCATCTCATGGAATGCCGCATCCACAAACAA CCCCATCTTCGCCGAGATCGTGCCGGAGAAGGCGAGAACGACGGTCTACGCGCTGGACAAGTGCTTCGAGTCCGTGCTGGCTTCCTTTGCGCCTCTCGTCGTCGGTCTTCTGGCGGAGAACGTGTTCGGCTACAAGCCGGTTTCCTCTGAATCCAGCGTGGAGACGGACACGGAGAACGCGGCCGCGCTGGCCAAGGCCATGTACACGGAGCTCGCGGTGCCCATGGCCATCTGCTCCTTGACCTACGGCTTACTGTACTACACTTACCCCCGAGACAGAGACAGCGTCAAAAGGGGCCTTCTCATGGCATCGGATGACCAGTACAGTCAGGAAGCCGCCACTGACAGTGTGAGTGCGGTTCCTACACACGAAGATGAAGAGTCTAATGCTGGTTCCTTAAATCAGAGGCTCGTTTCAGCAGGACAGTAG
- the LOC127318733 gene encoding uncharacterized protein isoform X2 encodes MREAEAEAASARRRTLVLVNLTSMLEKADEVLLPAVYREVGQALGVSVTALGSLTLCRALVQALSFPLAAYASARHDRARVVAVGAFLWAAATFLVAISRTYLQMAISRGLNGIGLALVIPAINSLVADYTDDHTRGAAFGWLQMTCNLGSILGGSFGVLLAPTTFLGVVDGWRLAFHIVAAISVALGFLMWFLAADPVAKSKNAATAKEEARELLHVARAVMAVPTFQVIVAQGIAGLIAWSGLNFATMWLELAGFTHWETSIITGLYLFATALGALFGGSIGDIVSRSFPDTGRIALAQISSASALPLGAILLLALPNDPSTGVAHAVVFFIMGFAISWNAASTNKLQMSFWFAAPSSPRSCRRRRERRSTRWTSASSPCWLPLRLSSSVFWRRTCSATSRFPLNPAWRRTRRTRPRWPRPCTRSSRCPWPSAP; translated from the exons ATGAGGGAGGCGGAAGCGGAAGCCGCGTCGGCGCGGCGTCGGACGCTGGTGCTGGTGAACCTGACGTCGATGCTGGAGAAGGCGGACGAGGTGCTGCTCCCGGCGGTGTACCGGGAGGTGGGCCAGGCGCTGGGCGTCTCCGTGACGGCGCTCGGCTCCCTCACCCTCTGCCGCGCGCTCGTCCAGGCCCTCTCCTTCCCGCTCGCCGCCTACGCCTCCGCGCGCCACGACCGCGCGCGCGTCGTCGCCGTCGGCGCCTTCCTCTGGGCCGCCGCTACCTTCCTCGTCGCCATCTCCCGCACCTACCTCCAG ATGGCCATTTCGCGGGGGCTGAACGGCATCGGCCTCGCGCTGGTCATCCCGGCCATCAACTCGCTCGTCGCCGACTACACCGACGACCACACCAGGGGCGCGGCGTTCGGGTGGCTGCAGATGACCTGCAACCTCGGCTCCATCCTGGGGGGCTCCTTCGGCGTGCTCCTCGCGCCGACCACCTTCCTCGGCGTCGTCGACGGCTGGCGCCTCGCGTTCCACATCGTGGCCGCCATCAGCGTCGCGCTCGGCTTCCTCATGTGGTTCCTCGCCGCCGACCCGGTCGCCAAGTCCAAGAACGCCGCCACGGCCAAGGAGGAGGCCAGGGAGCTGCTCCACGTCGCCAGGGCCGTCATGGCGGTGCCCACCTTCCAGGTCATCGTCGCGCAGGGGATCGCCGGCCTGATCGCCTGGTCGGGGCTCAACTTCGCAACCATGTGGCTGGAGCTCGCGGGGTTCACGCACTGGGAGACCAGCATCATCACGGGGCTATACCTCTTCGCCACCGCCCTCGGCGCGCTCTTCGGGGGATCCATCGGGGACATCGTCTCCAGGAGCTTCCCCGACACCGGGAGGATCGCGCTCGCGCAGATCAGCTCCGCGTCCGCGCTTCCGCTCGGCGCCATCCTGCTGCTCGCGCTGCCCAACGACCCGTCCACCGGCGTCGCGCACGCGGTCGTGTTCTTCATCATGGGATTCGCCATCTCATGGAATGCCGCATCCACAAACAAG CTCCAAATGTCTTTCTGGTTTGCAGCCCCATCTTCGCCGAGATCGTGCCGGAGAAGGCGAGAACGACGGTCTACGCGCTGGACAAGTGCTTCGAGTCCGTGCTGGCTTCCTTTGCGCCTCTCGTCGTCGGTCTTCTGGCGGAGAACGTGTTCGGCTACAAGCCGGTTTCCTCTGAATCCAGCGTGGAGACGGACACGGAGAACGCGGCCGCGCTGGCCAAGGCCATGTACACGGAGCTCGCGGTGCCCATGGCCATCTGCTCCTTGA